A region of Paenibacillus sp. JNUCC-31 DNA encodes the following proteins:
- a CDS encoding SUMF1/EgtB/PvdO family nonheme iron enzyme — translation MKKFRRSVRIEGGRFLMGTNDPKAFAADGEGPVREVQVNSFYLDAYTVTNAEFAQFVRGTGYRTEAARFGWSFVFHPLVSQQTAAQVRTVVQQTPWWWVVEGAD, via the coding sequence ATGAAGAAATTCAGGCGAAGCGTTCGTATTGAAGGTGGGCGTTTCCTGATGGGCACGAATGACCCCAAAGCTTTTGCCGCAGACGGGGAAGGCCCCGTCAGGGAAGTTCAGGTGAACTCCTTTTATCTGGACGCCTATACGGTAACGAATGCGGAATTCGCCCAGTTTGTACGTGGGACGGGATATCGGACTGAGGCAGCGCGGTTTGGCTGGTCTTTTGTTTTTCATCCGCTTGTTTCTCAGCAAACAGCGGCTCAAGTTCGAACCGTGGTACAACAGACGCCTTGGTGGTGGGTTGTTGAAGGTGCAGACTGA
- a CDS encoding glycosyl hydrolase, producing MTKNKISSILVNEAATSEARELMNFLAERYGTGVLSGQQDYGNLNWINENTGRKPAVIGFDLMEYSPSRTERGAISQEIRDAIAWHRQGGIVTLCWHWNAPTNLIDEPGKEWWRGFYTDATTYDLASALAHPESEEYTLLIRDMDAIAVHLQELKDAGVPVLFRPLHEAEGGWFWWGAKGPEPAKQLYRLLYDRLVNKYDLGNLIWMWNSEKPEWYPGDDVVDIVSVDVYPEAGDHSPLAERYENLRTLVNDRKIIALAENGSIPDPKQMKERGVHWSWFCTWTGGFLRDGNHNTVAYLKEVYNSEEVITLDQLPKWSWR from the coding sequence ATGACGAAAAATAAAATCAGCAGTATTTTGGTGAATGAAGCAGCAACTTCTGAGGCCAGAGAACTGATGAATTTTTTGGCAGAACGTTATGGAACAGGGGTACTGTCGGGACAGCAGGATTATGGCAACCTGAACTGGATTAATGAGAATACAGGCCGGAAGCCGGCGGTAATCGGATTCGATCTCATGGAATATTCTCCGTCAAGAACAGAACGAGGTGCGATATCCCAGGAGATTCGGGATGCGATTGCATGGCACCGGCAAGGCGGAATCGTGACTCTCTGCTGGCACTGGAATGCACCGACGAATCTGATTGACGAACCAGGCAAGGAATGGTGGCGAGGGTTCTATACGGATGCAACTACCTATGATCTTGCCTCGGCGCTGGCTCATCCCGAATCGGAAGAATATACCTTATTGATCCGGGATATGGATGCAATTGCAGTACATCTGCAAGAACTAAAGGATGCTGGGGTGCCCGTTTTATTCCGGCCGCTTCATGAAGCGGAAGGAGGCTGGTTCTGGTGGGGAGCCAAAGGACCTGAACCTGCCAAGCAGTTGTATCGTCTGCTGTATGATCGATTGGTCAACAAGTATGATCTGGGTAATCTGATCTGGATGTGGAACTCCGAAAAGCCGGAGTGGTATCCGGGTGACGATGTGGTGGACATTGTGAGTGTGGATGTGTATCCAGAAGCAGGGGATCACAGTCCACTAGCTGAACGTTATGAGAATCTGCGAACACTGGTGAATGACCGAAAAATCATTGCCCTAGCTGAGAACGGCTCCATTCCTGATCCGAAGCAAATGAAAGAGCGGGGCGTGCACTGGAGCTGGTTCTGTACCTGGACGGGAGGGTTCCTGAGGGATGGCAATCATAATACCGTGGCATATTTGAAGGAAGTATATAATAGTGAAGAAGTAATAACGCTGGATCAATTACCGAAGTGGAGTTGGAGATAG
- a CDS encoding carbohydrate ABC transporter permease — MAVSGTDRMVVVPRENYRMQRVRNKTSDLLYSIFRYALVIGISFIILYPLVLKISVAFKDKQDIYNPTIYMIPQHFTLDNIKLAAQVMDYLPLLANTLLFVTITTLLTAISCALAGYGFARFSFPGSNVLFVLVILTILVPTSTLMVPMYLHFRSFDILGMVHLFTGREGINLLNTYWPSMITAATAGGLKAGLFIYIFRQFFKGMPKEIEEAALIDGAGGFRTFARIMLPNAISPLITVILFSFVWQYNDTFYSALFMSESPLISLKVASLPAQANQLIPQLMGFGSNSGMKADPNYVAMIVDTGILLAIAPLIILYLFVQRYFVESIERSGVVG, encoded by the coding sequence ATGGCTGTGTCGGGAACGGATCGCATGGTGGTGGTTCCGAGAGAGAACTACCGCATGCAGAGGGTGCGAAACAAGACATCGGACCTCCTGTATTCCATATTCAGATATGCACTGGTTATCGGTATTTCATTTATTATTTTGTATCCGCTGGTTCTCAAAATTTCGGTTGCATTCAAGGATAAACAGGATATCTATAATCCGACCATCTATATGATTCCCCAGCATTTTACGCTGGATAATATCAAGCTTGCGGCACAGGTGATGGATTATTTGCCTTTACTGGCAAATACGCTGTTGTTCGTCACGATTACAACACTGCTCACAGCCATATCCTGTGCGTTAGCCGGATACGGCTTTGCCCGCTTTTCCTTCCCCGGAAGCAATGTGCTGTTTGTGTTGGTGATCCTCACCATTCTGGTACCGACAAGCACCCTGATGGTGCCGATGTATCTGCACTTCCGCAGCTTTGATATCCTGGGAATGGTTCATCTGTTCACGGGGCGTGAGGGGATCAACCTACTGAATACATACTGGCCGTCCATGATTACCGCGGCTACGGCAGGTGGGCTGAAGGCAGGGCTGTTCATTTATATTTTTCGGCAGTTCTTCAAGGGCATGCCCAAGGAAATTGAAGAAGCTGCGCTAATCGATGGAGCAGGCGGGTTTCGGACATTTGCCCGAATCATGCTGCCCAACGCCATTTCACCGCTAATCACGGTCATTCTCTTCTCCTTTGTCTGGCAGTACAATGATACGTTCTATTCGGCGTTATTCATGAGTGAAAGTCCACTCATCTCGCTGAAGGTGGCGTCCTTGCCAGCCCAGGCGAACCAGTTAATTCCCCAATTGATGGGTTTTGGTTCAAACTCGGGTATGAAGGCCGATCCGAACTATGTCGCCATGATCGTGGATACGGGCATTCTGCTGGCGATTGCACCGCTTATTATTTTGTATCTGTTTGTACAGCGCTATTTCGTGGAAAGTATTGAACGTTCCGGTGTTGTGGGTTAA
- a CDS encoding YdcF family protein, translating into MKKFIQEKGLILDLIFIACFMIFLVFWGWNFAVKFFGMITAAFIVLRRIDYHKHILLKRILLTGFGIVTVSFVIIEALVFTQLRANELEEVDYVIILGSGIKGTELSLTLKQRLDASLDYIRSHPDTPVIVSGGQGPGESIPEALAMKNYLVDQGISPAQVIMEDRSTSTQENMAFSKKIIDASGLEHPEIMIVTSDYHMFRSKYLAAKNGYAAEYGISAPSPGYLKPINMIREYFAAVKAFI; encoded by the coding sequence ATGAAAAAGTTTATACAAGAAAAAGGCCTGATCCTTGATCTTATTTTCATTGCATGTTTTATGATCTTTCTGGTCTTCTGGGGCTGGAACTTCGCGGTGAAGTTTTTTGGCATGATCACTGCCGCTTTTATCGTGCTAAGGCGGATTGATTATCATAAGCATATTCTGCTGAAACGCATTCTGCTTACCGGGTTCGGAATCGTTACAGTTTCATTTGTCATTATCGAAGCGCTTGTCTTTACTCAGCTTCGTGCGAATGAACTGGAAGAAGTGGACTATGTCATTATTCTCGGGTCGGGCATCAAGGGAACAGAATTGTCATTGACCTTGAAACAAAGGCTGGATGCCAGTCTGGACTATATTCGCAGCCATCCTGATACGCCAGTGATTGTGTCCGGCGGGCAGGGGCCGGGAGAATCAATTCCCGAAGCACTTGCCATGAAAAACTACCTTGTTGATCAGGGGATTAGCCCTGCACAAGTCATTATGGAAGATCGATCGACCAGCACCCAGGAGAATATGGCTTTTTCCAAAAAAATCATTGATGCATCCGGACTGGAGCATCCCGAGATCATGATTGTCACAAGTGACTACCATATGTTCCGATCCAAGTATCTGGCGGCCAAGAACGGTTACGCCGCCGAATATGGCATATCGGCTCCTTCACCGGGTTATCTGAAACCGATCAATATGATCCGTGAGTATTTTGCAGCGGTCAAAGCGTTTATCTAA
- a CDS encoding DMT family transporter translates to MILPVFLVLASGMAHAVWSMFTKRSLNKSVFLWSIMMIPTVILLPVLIVELVRVPLSMPAYALLVLSMALQALYSWLLSQTYELGDLSQIYPIMRGTSTLLVPLIGVAFLGETLSLFGWVGIACMIVGFTVLSGVGSRDGKSGIGVKGAKPVLMALCVGLCTTSYVFVDKLNLEHISPLSLLEVTNIGFVAGLTPALLASRQLRQEWKKNRSTIMLGALLNPGSYLLFLFALQQAPMARLGPLREVGTVFAAFLGILLLKEQQGKKRILCSIVIFGGILLIGMWG, encoded by the coding sequence ATGATTTTACCTGTATTTCTGGTGCTCGCTTCCGGGATGGCTCACGCGGTCTGGAGCATGTTCACCAAACGCAGTTTAAACAAAAGTGTGTTCTTATGGTCCATCATGATGATTCCGACCGTAATTCTCCTGCCTGTGCTTATCGTGGAGTTGGTACGGGTACCATTATCCATGCCAGCCTATGCCCTGCTTGTGCTATCCATGGCGTTGCAAGCGTTGTATTCCTGGCTGCTGTCGCAGACGTATGAATTGGGCGACTTGTCGCAGATTTATCCGATTATGCGGGGAACGAGCACCTTGTTAGTTCCTTTGATCGGGGTTGCTTTTCTAGGGGAAACGTTATCACTGTTCGGCTGGGTCGGTATTGCCTGCATGATCGTTGGATTTACGGTACTTAGTGGTGTGGGAAGCAGAGACGGCAAATCTGGCATAGGGGTAAAAGGGGCAAAGCCGGTTCTGATGGCCTTATGTGTCGGGTTATGTACAACCAGTTATGTGTTCGTGGACAAATTGAATCTAGAGCATATCTCACCCTTGTCCTTACTTGAAGTGACGAACATCGGCTTTGTAGCCGGATTGACTCCGGCGCTGCTTGCTTCCCGCCAACTGCGTCAGGAGTGGAAGAAGAACCGGTCGACCATTATGTTGGGAGCACTGCTGAATCCGGGCTCATACTTGTTGTTTCTGTTTGCATTACAGCAGGCACCGATGGCCAGGTTGGGTCCGCTTCGGGAAGTGGGGACGGTATTTGCGGCCTTCCTCGGTATTTTGTTACTGAAAGAACAGCAAGGGAAGAAACGTATTCTCTGTTCCATCGTTATTTTTGGCGGCATATTGCTGATTGGCATGTGGGGTTAG
- a CDS encoding MFS transporter, with translation MKKVIFPGIALIAICYAFGRFSYGLFMPEISEALQLDDAQSGAINSATYIAYCLSLLSAPLLINRMGHYHVIQIAGVSAVLGLLGIGLSPNAFVLTLSVFLAGLSTGLASPALGNTVYAELAPEQQARGNSWINTGTSFGIIVSGPIYWLFTEYWRLTYIFFAVLGVVVVVWNRRVISKRKTEPCTKSLWACMKPTRPGVALLMASLLTGISSAIYWTFARNFLTDEKGASDSEAVLFWIVMGIMGILGGCAGRIIERIGIGWSYRIGILLLSLSLGVILLPSMAASLISAIVFGSTYIFLTSVFIVWATRLFNPNTSIGISLAFLALGAGQFLGSSIAGYTIEMFSNTTAFLAFAVLGLFGLLIRVKPPVS, from the coding sequence ATGAAAAAGGTAATTTTCCCAGGGATTGCACTTATCGCTATATGTTATGCATTCGGGAGATTCAGCTATGGGCTGTTTATGCCAGAAATTTCGGAAGCATTGCAACTGGACGATGCCCAGTCTGGAGCAATCAATTCCGCAACCTACATTGCATACTGCCTGTCCTTGCTTAGTGCTCCACTTCTTATTAATCGCATGGGGCACTATCACGTTATTCAAATAGCTGGCGTTAGTGCTGTGCTCGGTTTATTGGGCATTGGCTTGTCTCCAAACGCCTTTGTTCTTACGTTAAGCGTATTTCTCGCCGGATTAAGTACGGGCTTGGCCTCTCCTGCATTGGGCAACACCGTCTATGCTGAGCTTGCGCCTGAACAGCAAGCCAGAGGAAACAGCTGGATTAACACAGGTACCAGCTTTGGCATTATCGTATCCGGTCCGATCTACTGGCTGTTCACCGAATATTGGCGTTTAACCTACATCTTCTTCGCTGTTCTCGGTGTGGTGGTTGTGGTGTGGAATAGACGGGTTATTTCCAAACGCAAAACAGAGCCTTGTACCAAGTCCCTCTGGGCTTGCATGAAGCCGACCAGACCCGGTGTAGCTCTGCTCATGGCTTCCCTTCTGACAGGCATCAGTTCTGCAATCTATTGGACCTTTGCCCGAAACTTCCTTACGGACGAAAAAGGGGCCTCCGATTCGGAAGCTGTACTGTTCTGGATTGTGATGGGGATTATGGGGATTCTCGGGGGATGTGCTGGTCGCATTATTGAACGCATTGGGATCGGATGGTCCTATCGGATAGGCATTCTGCTCTTGTCTCTTTCACTTGGCGTTATCCTTCTTCCATCGATGGCCGCCAGCTTGATCTCAGCCATTGTGTTTGGCAGCACCTATATTTTCCTGACCAGTGTATTCATTGTTTGGGCCACAAGACTATTCAACCCGAATACATCCATCGGGATCAGCCTTGCTTTTCTGGCTCTCGGAGCAGGGCAGTTCCTGGGTTCATCCATAGCAGGTTACACCATTGAAATGTTCTCCAACACCACAGCGTTTCTGGCCTTTGCTGTACTGGGTCTGTTCGGGTTGCTCATTCGGGTGAAGCCCCCCGTGTCTTAA
- a CDS encoding DJ-1/PfpI family protein has product MKTYILLFEGYVSFEIMLACYFMKTQGDIITVALEKGPLQSYEGFSVNPSALLNEIDPSEVDLFIIPGGNVTAVLQRPDLMNLLKELNERKTPIAAICAGTLLLGQAQVLESKTFTTNAESEMRAVTAQGEYVNQGVVVDGHIITAKANAYVDFGIEIGKVMNIYSGPEDLEETIQVFKYFNVKA; this is encoded by the coding sequence TTGAAAACATACATACTATTATTTGAAGGATACGTATCATTTGAGATTATGTTAGCCTGTTATTTTATGAAAACGCAAGGAGACATCATAACGGTGGCGTTGGAAAAGGGACCGTTACAGTCATATGAGGGATTTTCAGTTAATCCCTCTGCTCTATTAAATGAGATTGATCCGTCCGAAGTGGATCTTTTCATCATTCCCGGAGGAAATGTTACGGCAGTGCTGCAACGTCCGGACTTGATGAACTTGCTCAAAGAACTTAATGAGCGTAAAACTCCCATTGCAGCGATTTGTGCAGGAACATTGTTGTTGGGCCAAGCCCAAGTATTGGAGAGCAAAACATTTACAACCAATGCTGAATCGGAGATGAGAGCAGTCACAGCACAAGGGGAATATGTGAATCAAGGTGTGGTTGTTGATGGACATATTATTACAGCCAAGGCGAATGCTTATGTGGATTTTGGAATTGAAATCGGTAAAGTTATGAATATATATTCAGGTCCTGAGGATCTGGAAGAAACGATTCAAGTGTTCAAATATTTCAATGTCAAAGCATGA
- a CDS encoding nucleotidyltransferase family protein, with protein sequence MLHEDKLIQAITEHEKLMHDLRRVRSLDLPQCCIGAGYIRNYIWDTIHGYSLRELHSDIDVVYYDTEDKRQERDLLLEQRLREETGNSKWSVKNQARMHLRNGNEPYQSTEDALRYWPEIATAIGVRLDEQDQVGICAPHGLEDLYALIVRQSPFFSDADYYNQRIEKKCWQQQWPKLTIIRS encoded by the coding sequence ATGCTGCATGAGGACAAGTTGATCCAGGCGATTACGGAGCATGAAAAATTAATGCATGATCTGCGGCGGGTTCGCAGTCTTGATCTGCCTCAGTGTTGCATAGGTGCGGGGTATATTCGCAATTATATCTGGGATACAATTCATGGCTATTCTCTTCGTGAACTGCACAGCGATATTGATGTTGTCTACTACGATACGGAAGACAAGCGACAGGAGCGGGATCTGCTGCTGGAACAACGGCTTCGTGAGGAGACAGGCAATTCCAAGTGGTCGGTGAAAAATCAGGCGAGGATGCATCTGCGCAACGGAAATGAACCCTATCAATCCACAGAAGATGCTCTTCGATATTGGCCGGAAATCGCCACAGCCATAGGTGTGCGGTTGGATGAACAGGATCAGGTGGGCATCTGTGCCCCGCATGGGCTGGAGGATCTGTATGCGTTAATCGTGCGGCAAAGTCCTTTTTTCTCGGATGCAGACTATTATAATCAGCGTATAGAGAAGAAGTGCTGGCAACAACAGTGGCCCAAGCTTACGATCATAAGATCCTGA
- a CDS encoding chymotrypsin family serine protease, which translates to MKIRKLIGLVTLVSFILLSLNMGGLSSAEENNDYNWKTLTGSIWDIAEITQKNNLNETPYPLQMFDSQEKLQTTSLLKNYVEKNRIKYDTPIIKKLIENEPTKFSGHYYSEDKGTVVVQITQDIEQSKTKVLNSVQNSDKIEFQVTKFSWEDIENAKKTIRENVKPGTVRALIPDIQNNKLIIAMDEEAKLSEESVANLVTQSDMLEFTTLPASSLKVETDNTNYGSQFPMGSKIGGNYEKVSGDNYQHTVCTAGYFGVNQNNREVLVTSGHCQPTGTVNAWYQPTWSYSTIGNFTFRTTSSGDGSNASSDAGYITLNSDYSGRPRVPYPSTSNMAMVTGVYVSDTPGDTVYLRGANSGTTTSGKIAYSNVDIYWGGAGYGYKHNEVLATGYTSMGGDSGGPILTNYAYDNSLQGWTFDLAGTHTGVVTLTSNQSPIPPGTYKVYEPIWTTYSDLNLSGITVIAK; encoded by the coding sequence ATGAAAATTAGAAAATTAATAGGTTTGGTTACTCTAGTTTCGTTTATTCTACTAAGCCTCAATATGGGTGGACTTTCAAGTGCAGAAGAAAATAATGATTATAACTGGAAAACATTAACTGGTTCTATCTGGGACATTGCAGAAATCACACAGAAAAACAATTTGAATGAAACTCCATATCCCTTGCAAATGTTCGACTCCCAGGAAAAGCTCCAAACTACATCCCTTTTAAAAAATTATGTGGAGAAAAACAGAATTAAGTATGATACCCCTATAATTAAAAAATTAATAGAAAACGAACCCACAAAGTTTTCGGGACATTATTACTCTGAAGACAAGGGAACAGTGGTAGTGCAGATTACCCAAGATATAGAACAATCAAAAACAAAGGTTCTAAACTCGGTTCAAAATAGCGATAAAATTGAATTTCAAGTCACAAAATTTTCTTGGGAAGATATTGAGAATGCAAAGAAAACAATTAGAGAAAATGTTAAGCCCGGTACCGTTCGCGCGCTTATTCCCGATATACAAAACAATAAACTAATCATCGCGATGGATGAAGAAGCCAAACTAAGCGAAGAATCAGTCGCTAATCTTGTTACACAGTCAGATATGCTTGAATTCACAACTCTACCAGCTTCTTCACTTAAGGTTGAAACCGATAATACGAATTACGGTTCTCAGTTCCCCATGGGATCTAAAATAGGAGGAAATTATGAAAAGGTAAGTGGAGATAATTATCAACACACGGTATGTACGGCTGGGTACTTCGGAGTAAATCAAAATAACCGAGAGGTACTAGTTACATCTGGTCATTGCCAACCAACAGGCACAGTAAATGCTTGGTACCAACCCACTTGGAGCTATTCAACTATTGGAAATTTCACATTTCGAACAACATCTTCAGGGGATGGTTCAAATGCTTCCTCGGATGCTGGATATATAACATTAAACTCTGATTATTCAGGACGTCCAAGAGTTCCATACCCATCCACTTCAAATATGGCTATGGTTACCGGCGTATATGTTAGTGATACCCCTGGGGATACAGTGTATTTAAGAGGAGCGAATAGCGGTACTACCACTTCAGGAAAAATTGCTTATTCAAACGTTGATATTTATTGGGGAGGAGCTGGGTACGGTTACAAACATAATGAAGTACTTGCCACAGGATATACTTCCATGGGAGGGGACAGTGGAGGCCCCATTTTGACTAACTACGCCTATGACAATTCTCTGCAAGGCTGGACATTCGACTTGGCCGGTACTCATACTGGCGTTGTAACTCTAACTAGTAATCAAAGCCCTATACCTCCTGGAACTTATAAAGTGTATGAGCCTATCTGGACTACTTACAGTGATTTAAACCTATCAGGTATAACAGTTATTGCCAAATAA
- a CDS encoding carbohydrate ABC transporter permease: MRSLRLSLKSRRALLGLAFISPWLIGFIFLFATPLLQSIRFSLSNLSVAPGGYVLDFVGLKNFRDAILVDATFNRILVDSVGAMLLNVPMILFFSLFTATLLNQKFKGRTMARAIFFLPVILASSAVAAAESAGLINLMGDASAIESSTEGGASFNVISIVRMLNDVGLPMAYVDYIVEAIMRIYDIVSSSGVQILIFLAALQSVPGSMYEVAKIEGATAYESFWKITFPMVSPLILTNVIYTIIDSFAGSPVTEAIYQTAFKTQNFGLSSAMSWLYTLVIGLVLVVVGWVLSRRVHYN, from the coding sequence ATGAGAAGCCTTCGTTTGTCGCTGAAATCACGAAGAGCGCTGCTTGGACTTGCGTTTATTTCGCCATGGCTGATTGGTTTCATCTTTCTGTTCGCCACGCCGCTGCTGCAATCGATCCGGTTCAGTTTGAGCAATCTCTCGGTTGCCCCAGGAGGATATGTACTGGATTTTGTCGGGCTGAAAAATTTCAGGGATGCCATACTGGTTGATGCTACATTTAACCGGATCTTGGTGGATTCGGTCGGAGCGATGCTGCTGAATGTGCCGATGATTCTGTTCTTCAGTTTGTTTACAGCAACACTGCTTAACCAGAAATTCAAGGGCAGAACGATGGCACGTGCGATCTTCTTCCTGCCGGTTATTCTGGCCTCCAGTGCGGTGGCAGCGGCCGAGTCCGCAGGTCTGATCAATCTGATGGGGGACGCCAGTGCGATTGAATCGTCTACCGAAGGGGGAGCTTCGTTCAACGTCATTTCCATTGTGCGAATGCTGAATGATGTGGGATTGCCCATGGCATATGTCGATTACATCGTGGAAGCCATTATGCGCATTTACGATATTGTCAGCAGCTCCGGCGTACAGATTCTGATCTTCCTCGCTGCGCTGCAATCGGTACCCGGCTCGATGTATGAAGTGGCCAAAATTGAAGGCGCAACAGCCTATGAATCATTCTGGAAAATTACGTTTCCTATGGTGAGTCCATTGATTCTGACGAATGTCATCTATACCATTATTGATTCCTTTGCAGGCAGCCCGGTGACTGAGGCGATCTACCAGACCGCATTCAAAACCCAGAACTTCGGTCTGAGCTCAGCCATGTCCTGGTTATACACACTGGTCATCGGTCTGGTACTGGTTGTTGTTGGATGGGTGCTGTCACGACGGGTTCATTACAATTGA
- a CDS encoding TetR/AcrR family transcriptional regulator translates to MSSKKEMLLNVAEELFYLHGFHSIGLKRIITDAGIAIMTLYNHFDSKDDLIVEVLRRREQRYLEQLQQYADNKAQPVFLNLAEGHARWLMEHESRGCLFLRAKEEFGGDADNVIVQTVHAHKKHVISLIKKLDPSANDRSLLQFVLLLEGSTALAETENVNSVCRELIHMTQNSFK, encoded by the coding sequence ATGAGCAGCAAAAAGGAAATGCTGTTGAACGTGGCTGAGGAATTGTTCTACCTCCACGGTTTTCATTCCATCGGCTTGAAACGGATCATCACAGATGCCGGGATTGCCATCATGACGCTATATAACCACTTCGATTCCAAAGATGATCTCATTGTTGAGGTGCTTCGGCGGCGCGAACAGCGCTATTTGGAACAGCTGCAGCAGTATGCGGACAATAAGGCTCAACCTGTATTCCTTAATCTCGCGGAAGGACATGCACGTTGGTTGATGGAGCATGAGTCAAGAGGATGTTTATTTCTACGTGCGAAGGAAGAATTTGGTGGAGATGCAGACAACGTAATTGTGCAAACCGTCCATGCGCACAAAAAACATGTAATAAGCTTGATAAAAAAATTGGATCCCTCTGCAAATGACCGTTCTCTGTTGCAATTTGTCCTGCTGCTGGAGGGTTCTACCGCACTTGCTGAGACAGAAAATGTAAATAGTGTATGTCGGGAGCTCATTCACATGACGCAAAATAGTTTCAAGTGA
- a CDS encoding metallophosphoesterase family protein: MKHQLTFQQNGTFKIVQFTDLHWKDGRPEDLRTGQLMKTVIEAEQPDLVVFTGDVIYTGPVDPGNKECEHPEQAFRDAVSVVEERGIPWAFVYGNHDTENRITPDGLMDVIQEHAHTVTEPGPGEIAGLGNYTLEIAGADGSPAAVLYLLDSGSYSPFESIPGYGWIHPNQIQWLMSESTRVNPGRSRGDKLPALAFFHIPIPEYQSMWDTQICYGSKYEPVCSAQVNSGLFSALLEMGDVMGTFCGHDHVNDFQGTYHGIRLCYGRSSGHSTYGREACCAEDGSFNCRRDNAASIPGFVWKTDRS, encoded by the coding sequence GTGAAACATCAGCTTACTTTTCAACAAAATGGAACCTTCAAAATAGTGCAGTTCACAGATCTGCACTGGAAAGATGGGCGGCCTGAAGATCTTCGGACCGGGCAATTAATGAAAACAGTAATTGAAGCGGAACAGCCCGATCTGGTTGTATTTACAGGCGATGTCATCTACACGGGCCCTGTCGATCCTGGCAATAAGGAATGTGAACATCCAGAGCAGGCATTCCGGGATGCCGTATCGGTGGTGGAAGAGCGTGGGATTCCGTGGGCTTTTGTGTATGGCAATCATGATACAGAGAATCGGATTACCCCCGACGGATTAATGGATGTGATTCAAGAACATGCGCATACCGTGACGGAACCTGGGCCGGGTGAGATTGCAGGATTGGGCAATTACACACTGGAGATTGCCGGAGCGGATGGCAGTCCGGCCGCAGTGTTGTATTTACTCGATTCAGGCAGCTATTCCCCGTTCGAGTCCATTCCCGGTTATGGCTGGATTCACCCCAATCAGATCCAGTGGCTGATGTCTGAATCCACACGCGTCAATCCCGGCCGCAGCCGCGGGGATAAGCTTCCAGCCTTGGCGTTTTTCCATATCCCGATTCCTGAATATCAGTCCATGTGGGACACACAGATCTGTTACGGCAGCAAGTACGAACCTGTCTGCTCCGCCCAAGTGAACTCGGGTTTGTTCTCGGCACTGCTGGAGATGGGCGATGTGATGGGGACCTTTTGCGGGCATGATCATGTGAATGATTTTCAGGGGACTTACCATGGTATTCGTCTTTGCTACGGCCGTTCAAGTGGACACAGTACATACGGGAGGGAAGCATGCTGCGCGGAGGACGGGTCATTCAATTGCAGGCGGGACAACGCAGCTTCGATACCTGGCTTCGTCTGGAAGACGGATCGGTCGTGA